Genomic segment of Pseudomonas iranensis:
CGCCGCCAAGCTGATTTCGGCCATCAGCAACGCGAACCCGGGTGTCGCTACCAGCGCCGCAAACGGCTTCGCCAATGGCGATATTCTTCTGATCACCTCCGGCTGGGAGGACATCAACGAGCGCGCCGTGCGCGTATCCAACGCGGCGGCAGGCGCATTCACCCTTGAAGGCATCGACACGTCCAACGTGGCTTTCTTTCCCGATGGCATCAGCGGCGGTACCGCCAAGAAAGTGACCGGCTGGGTAGCCGTCAACCAGGTTATCGGCAACTCCATGTCCGGCGGCGAGCAGCAGTACTGGACTTACGCGCCGCTCGAAGCGCGCCGTGACAAGCAGATCCCGACAACCAAAAATGCGCAGGCGTTCGCTTTCCAACTGGCTGACGATGACAGCCTGGCC
This window contains:
- a CDS encoding phage tail tube protein translates to MSFLQRGKPMSVYFPNGATLSISSGFAAAKLISAISNANPGVATSAANGFANGDILLITSGWEDINERAVRVSNAAAGAFTLEGIDTSNVAFFPDGISGGTAKKVTGWVAVNQVIGNSMSGGEQQYWTYAPLEARRDKQIPTTKNAQAFAFQLADDDSLAWYEELDKADREKEVRILRMSLPNGKTIYYAGYASFNKTPTLVRNEGAAVSFGFTINAEITAYRAPVAAGGGA